The Papaver somniferum cultivar HN1 chromosome 6, ASM357369v1, whole genome shotgun sequence genome segment CCAACAGAGACATGGTCTCACAGCAATAAACGTGGTGGGCACAGTTAATCAAACGCCATTCATTAATGGCCTTAAGCAGTACTAGACTAATAGCAGTAATAAGCTCTCATTTCCAAACATGCATTGCCTTCAATTCACAGAGTACCGTTGGAGATGGACATGCTTCTAACCAATAGTTGTCATCATCATCAATTCAATAGCAGTAATAAGCTCTCATTTACATTGTTACTACAGTATGTGTTTGGGTGTGAAATGAATGTGAAGTATCTAGACTCCGGAGGCTTCCAAAGGTGCAAATTAAGTGTACCTCCGATAAAGGTCCCTGAAACTTGATTTTTGTTCCAACAAGGACACACATACGAGGAAAAGGTGGGCACTAGATTTTACACTGTTGATGCCATAAATAAACATGACCAGCCTACAAAGAACAGGAACACAAAGTCTCTCTCTTTCTTATTTACTTTTGTAATGTTAAATTTTAAGAAAGAAAATACGCAATTTTAGACGTTTATACTCTCTTCTCGTTTCTTGCAATTTAGTAATGATTTGCTCGTTGATTTcagagaggagagagagagagatagggAGCGTGATTTGCTCGTTGGTTGAACGCAAAGCTCACAGACACCGCAAATATTAAGACTATTGTATTTCTAATTAATCAAAACGAGGTACATCATTGTCTGTCTTTCTGTCTTCATCTTCTTACCCCTCCTCTTCCCCATagccctctctctctctctctctctctctctcctattttgagcCTCATTTCCTCTGCTCCATCTTCATCtcccctcctcctcctcctcctcctcctctgtaTTTCTCTCCAACCCAATCCAACTGTTGGTACCTCCCTAAAtccattttttctttcttcatttcggttctgCTTTTGGCCCTAGCTAGCTGCTGCATTTTTCTAATTATACCTATGTAGTCTCCTTTATCAATTTAGAGCTAAGGAAAGATGACTGAGGATGGGGTTTGTTGctcatgagaagaagagaaagacgaagaagaaaaaggaggAGAGGAAGAGGAGCTTCTCTACGTCCTGTCATTGCTTCCATTACATGATTACCACTGGCACATTGTTAAGGTTTTAATTTCTATTACCTGCTTTataattttctgtttttcttttaagAACCCAAATTTCATGATAACCATGTTAAAACTTTTAATtcattttgttttccttttatgtATAGGCAATATTGCATTGCTCTAGAAGAAATATCTATAAATAAAATGGGAACCAAGAAGATGAAAGGTATCTACAAGGGATTCAACAAGTATATTTATCAAATGTTTGGTAATATTACTATCTAATCTCCTCATTTTTACTTCCCAATATTTTCATCTCTCTATTAATCTCTCTTTCTATTCTGTCTCTTCAATTAGTCTTTGATTTTTTAATATGGGGGTTGTATTCTAGTTGTCAAGGAACATGAGATGCAAATAGGAAATCCAACAGATGTTAAACATGTTGCCCATATTGGATGGGATGGCCAATCTTCTAATGCACCTAGCTGGGTATGTTAGTTTAATCATATGCACTCCTTTTCTGTACTTcaagttttgttttgatttttatttgttgatGATTCCAATTTGTAATGTAGATGAATGAATTCAAGACTACATCAGATTTCTCATCGACATCCCTGAACAATATGTGTGATTCAACATGGTCTTCTCAAGGTATTTTACCATCTCGCTCGCAATTTTAATCCCCCCATGTTTTCCAACAAGATCCACATATAACAAAGCTTTTCAATTAAAAATGAGATTGGCACTTCGTTTTGAGTTAAACATTTTCTTCTAAAAGAGAAAAAATTCTTTGCCTCAAATTGGATTGGCTCTTTTGTTCGAGCAATGATACATGTGAtggttttttactttttttgtaaCTAAGCTGCATAAACGATACATGTGATGGTTTTTTTGATACTGAGCTGCATAAACGATACATGTGATAGTTAGGTTTCATTGTATGTTTAAACTTGATAATCCAATATTCCAATTAAGTATTTATTGTATGTTAACTCGTTGTTCTTATGAAATTCGCAGAATTTGAAAAATccttaagacgtgaacaagatTTAGATCCTCAAAACTTGAAAAATTCATCATTAGCATCAACTACAGAAGAACCTCAAAGTGTTCCTAAGAAACAAAAGCGGAAAAAGACCAAGTCCTCGTTATCTGACAAGAActtatcatcttcttcctcatcaagATCAGCTTCAACATTACAGTCAAAGACATCATTCGCTTCTTCTTCGAGGGAACAAGAGAGGAGACGAGGTATAGCAACAAGGGCTAACAAACTAGGTTATTGTAATTAGTTAAATACATATATCGAATCTTTTGATTATGTATCAGACAGTATGAAGTGGGCATTGAATATTTCGGTATGCCAAACATATATGATAGCTAGAAATATGTCCAAATTTTGCGAAGTGAATTACTGTTGTTCAATATCCTGTTTTGTATATGGGAGTCTCTATACTTTTGTGGGTTGTTTTTCTGAGGAAGGAAAATAGATACTCAACCCATCATATTTGTGGTCTGGTAGGTATTGTGCGAAATGGGTTCATTACTAGTTGAGATGAAAGCTAAGTTACTTCTACTTTGATCAGAATTTAAACTGTCTGCAGGTTTCACCTTTGGCAGGAATGCATGAAAAAGTTCTAAAGTAGCAAATGAGTTCAACATTATCATCAAATGTTTTGTGGTTTGAGGCTTTTGCAGGCTGTCTCCACTTCATGTTTTTCAACTGTTGTATCATCTTCTTTCCTTCCATCAATGTTCATCTGTCCATGCCACTTGAAGGCTTCTATGACCCTCAGAGCCATGCTTTCCACCTGTGTGCTTATTCTGAATGTGAAGGTCTTTTTGTCCTTCGGTTCAGTCTTGTTCATCTGCCATAATGAGCACCATAGTTGGATAAAATACAGGATCAAACCACTTAGACTTGGTGTAGCAGAGAAATTTAATTTGGCTGcttttttttctctctaattTGTTGCTCTTGTAACTGCGTTGGGTCTGGGtttctgtttagtaattgttcaCTTGGTTGTTTGAAGAAATGGCTTTGATATGGTTTTGGATGCGAGTAGTGTTGGTTCTGGTATTGGCGTGGACTCCTGGAAGCGTTTTACACACCCAGCTTTCGGTAAATACCAGGATGTAATAGCACATAACTGATTCCAATCTTTACCCCCTAATGGAGTACCCTCTTCTCTGGGCACACATGATTCTATCCAACTTCTAACATCATTGATGTAGTACATCAATTGCTTCAAGACAGTATCAACTTTGACAAGCTGATccctttgtgactgaagcaactTTGACAAGTTGATTTCATTATGTAATCGACTTTGTCTAGTTTACTTGTTATTCAAGTCTTTTCTTTCCTAGTTCAAgtagatttccttttcttttcttttagtccgttcttgtgaacctatttaaaggccatgccttcttgtttagagcacattctgattattattattattcaatcaACATTATTATCTTTATCAACTCTTTCATTCCTCTTATTCCCTTCGCATCACCTGCAATTTCTGTATTGCATTCTTCTTAACAAGCTCTACACTAGATTCTTATCTAGAAACCGATCCATAAACCGCTTCCGcaaaaactcaaaaccctaaattttcatcaacttttagttttcttcttcagAAAGTTTCAATGGGAGAAAAATCGTTTACAAAAGATGATTTTGAAGAACTCTTGAAACCACTTTCAACTTCCATCACTGAGCTTAAAACTTCCATTACTTCTCTAGAAACCAAGCTTGACCAAGATTGATACAACTAAAAGTTTTCTAGAAAAAAAGCTTGGAGTACATGAAGAGTTCATACTCAAATTATGGAAACacgctagtgttgatggtggtttttagcttagggttaaaatcgtaaaactttgcatctgatgtgatgtcattctgtaaggaaaagtagacgtgagtgttaacctctccactgtcatatttattgagccgttcaatatatttacatgaaatttatccatactggcgcatgtagcaaccatccagacgtcctgtaaatttcggcaccttgcctatattcactgaatataagttcctttgaatgctttctatgctatgttccccggctgaacccttaa includes the following:
- the LOC113287871 gene encoding CRIB domain-containing protein RIC10-like — translated: MGFVAHEKKRKTKKKKEERKRSFSTSCHCFHYMITTGTLLRQYCIALEEISINKMGTKKMKGIYKGFNKYIYQMFVVKEHEMQIGNPTDVKHVAHIGWDGQSSNAPSWMNEFKTTSDFSSTSLNNMCDSTWSSQEFEKSLRREQDLDPQNLKNSSLASTTEEPQSVPKKQKRKKTKSSLSDKNLSSSSSSRSASTLQSKTSFASSSREQERRRGIATRANKLGYCN